The proteins below are encoded in one region of Silene latifolia isolate original U9 population chromosome 2, ASM4854445v1, whole genome shotgun sequence:
- the LOC141640773 gene encoding uncharacterized protein LOC141640773: MDFTYPPDSCVHEDESREVLLESFPVIRGSVVPGPFSPGCSPFNVAGHSRGGLSSFEVGGPSHGGVPSRVREVSPSFRMSVPEEEVDATLELGLAEPSTPPRSLDVSCLFRRPASSSNTHHLALDSLGRSVKFVFKRDFNQIELFADKFGGSDFIRGQGDFTDWFALFQSTSILHLPILVSDHAPIILSLCPDSKPRKRPYRIDNWCLSYPEVRELVLQVWETPFFGSAMFVVSRKLATARRAILQWVINHRFITGLIGRNRSDLDLSATHIVDDISKIEFRIFDPLAYNCFEIKDNTGFNAQRSKRSTKHRIIALRSVDNVWLESPSDITDEIVNYFKLLLTSNTALAPASHVESMQYCFDGLTFPRLGSIECSLLQEPFRETDVMNALRGMDASKSPGPDGITPLFFHTFLPQIGHLVTSAILRFLNSGVMLKEWNNTIIVLIPKTDKPECVSQFRPISLCNVIYHLASKCMANRLRLVIPSIISESQQAFVPDRLMSDGCLIAHEIMHYINKTRQGTNCYSVIKLDMHKAFDRVSWNFLMSALDFFGFPISWRNLIWECIYTVTYSIMINGEPSPSFHPSCRLRQGDPLSPYLFIMCMEILSRQLQAAESHHRIFGLKISRYAPPLSHLFYADDAFICCKATPASFESIRDIFHDFEAASGQMINLQKSFIKFSPNSPADFKSHMTSILRMKVADSFGTYLGVPVDLPKCKKNAFHDLLDKITTRISSWAYLHLSQPSKFVIINSILIGSLVHILAAVPLPLSVSKKLDSLIAAFWWSKNSSQRSIHWLSQPHLHTPKDTGGLGIKLVTVLSQAYLLKNFWRIHHRPTGILAKYLTPKYRKDFPIPNPKSRVSQPSFVWQGLCKVAAHCSDAMAWKVGNGNLINLLTSHWVQGKRPGVRQDQGHHSPTLSDLIYENGSWRTLLIFRVFDTSTAKAILAMEPPLLEIDDYLYWKCTEDGAYNVQSGYKYLLPKLSPRPPQLCVFPWKLIWLVPFSNKFPLFIWRLAHHIIPTKTVLAHRGFSLDTSCPLCQSGTETPEHLFHSCDVIQHVWRASLLGIRSMANSNVSFIKWLADHLLYLHRSSSTGFDGLLYFFCVLRSIWLTRNSIVFENATLVPVRILRLAETLHQSHLSLSSLCHEEFQSRRISNMVGMSPTISSATVSYKISICRSSFQDGYVATVVSDSCLPKIFLLACFLFFLGALSCITPVYEDSGFFVH, encoded by the exons ATGGATTTTACTTATCCTCCTGATTCTTGTGTCCATGAGGACGAGTCTCGTGAAGTTTTGCTTGAAAGCTTCCCGGTGATTCGTGGCTCTGTTGTGCCTGGCCCCTTTTCTCCTGGTTGTTCTCCTTTTAATGTGGCTGGACATTCTCGTGGTGGTCTTTCCTCGTTTGAGGTTGGAGGACCATCACATGGTGGTGTACCATCTCGTGTTAGGGAGGTTTCCCCCTCTTTTCGTATGAGTGTGCCTGAAGAGGAGGTGGACGCAACTCTTGAACTTGGTCTAGCTGAACCATCAACTCCTCCTCGTTCTCTTGATGTTAGTTGCCTTTTTCGTCGCCCTGCTAGTTCCTCTAACACTCACCATCTTGCTTTGGACTCTCTTGGACGGTCGGTGAAGTTTGTCTTTAAAC GAGATTTCAATCAGATTGAATTGTTTGCTGATAAGTTTGGCGGTTCAGATTTCATTCGGGGTCAAGGTGATTTCACG GATTGGTTTGCTCTTTTCCAGTCTACTTCAATTTTACATCTTCCTATTCTTGTCTCGGATCATGCTCCTATAATCCTTTCATTATGCCCGGATTCTAAACCACGTAAAAGACCGTATCGTATTGATAACTGGTGCTTGTCTTATCCTGAGGTCCGTGAATTGGTTTTACAAGTTTGGGAAACTCCTTTCTTTGGTTCTGCGATGTTTGTAGTGTCCCGTAAACTTGCCACAGCTCGACGTGCAATCCTACAATGGGTTATCAATCATCGATTCATCACGGGATTAATCGGTCGAAATAGAAGCGATTTGGATTTAAGCGCTACCCATATAGTAGACGACATTTCAAAGATCGAGTTTCGCATCTTCGATCCTCTCGCTTACAATTGCTTCGAAATCAAAGACAATACTGGGTTCAACGCTCAAAGGTCAAAA AGATCAACGAAACATCGTATCATTGCCCTTCGATCTGTTGATAATGTATGGTTGGAGTCCCCCAGCGATATTACTGATGAGATTGTTAATTATTTCAAGCTTTTGCTAACCTCTAATACCGCTTTGGCTCCTGCCTCTCATGTGGAATCTATGCAATATTGTTTTGATGGATTAACTTTTCCCAGGCTAGGTTCCATTGAATGTTCTTTATTGCAAGAGCCTTTCAGGGAGACTGATGTTATGAATGCTCTCCGTGGTATGGATGCATCAAAATCCCCGGGTCCTGATGGCATTACACCTCTTTTTTTCCACACTTTTTTGCCACAGATAGGCCATTTAGTGACTTCGGCAATTCTTCGGTTTCTTAATTCGGGAGTCATGCTAAAGGAGTGGAACAATACCATCATTGTTCTAATACCGAAAACTGATAAACCGGAGTGTGTCTCGCAATTTCGACCGATTAGCCTATGCAATGTCATCTACCATTTGGCTTCAAAGTGTATGGCTAACCGTCTCAGGCTGGTAATTCCTTCCATTATTTCTGAATCCCAGCAAGCGTTTGTTCCCGATCGTCTCATGTCTGATGGATGCCTTATTGCTCATGAGATAATGCACTACATTAACAAAACTAGACAAGGAACAAACTGTTACTCTGTAATCAAGCTAGACATGCATAAGGCTTTTGATCGTGTATCCTGGAATTTTCTCATGTCAGCCTTGGATTTTTTTGGTTTTCCAATATCTTGGCGGAATCTCATTTGGGAGTGCATCTATACTGTGACATATAGTATCATGATTAATGGCGAACCTTCCCCTTCTTTTCATCCTTCTTGTAGGTTACGTCAAGGAGATCCTCTATCACCCTATTTATTTATCATGTGTATGGAAATTCTATCTCGTCAACTTCAGGCAGCTGAGTCCCATCATCGAATATTTGGCCTCAAGATTTCTCGGTATGCTCCGCCTCTTTCGCACTTGTTTTATGCTGATGACGCTTTTATCTGCTGTAAGGCAACGCCTGCTTCTTTTGAGTCTATTCGAGATATTTTCCATGATTTTGAAGCTGCCTCAGGTCAGATGATTAATCTTCAAAAGTCTTTTATTAAATTTAGTCCAAATTCGCCAGCTGATTTCAAGTCCCACATGACATCTATTTTGCGTATGAAAGTTGCTGATTCCTTTGGGACTTACTTGGGTGTTCCGGTGGATCTTCCTAAGTGTAAGAAGAATGCTTTTCATGATCTCCTAGACAAGATTACTACACGTATTTCGTCATGGGCATATCTTCATTTATCTCAGCCTAGCAAGTTTGTTATCATTAACTCTATCTTAATTGGTTCGTTGGTCCACATTCTTGCTGCTGTTCCTTTACCACTTTCAGTCTCTAAAAAACTTGACTCCTTAATTGCGGCCTTCTGGTGGAGTAAAAATTCTTCTCAAAGATCAATTCACTGGCTCTCTCAGCCACACTTACATACACCAAAGGATACGGGAGGTCTTGGTATCAAATTAGTGACCGTTCTAAGTCAGGCTTATCTTTTGAAGAATTTTTGGCGCATTCATCATAGACCTACTGGTATTCTTGCCAAATATCTCACACCCAAATACCGAAAAGATTTCCCTATTCCTAATCCTAAATCCAGGGTTTCACAGCCATCGTTTGTATGGCAAGGGCTTTGTAAAGTTGCAGCACACTGCTCTGATGCCATGGCATGGAAAGTTGGTAATGGCAATTTAATTAATCTTCTAACAAGTCATTGGGTACAAGGGAAAAGACCAGGTGTTCGGCAGGATCAGGGTCATCACTCACCTACACTTTCCGATTTGATTTATGAGAATGGCTCATGGAGAACGCTTCTTATCTTTCGGGTTTTTGACACTTCAACTGCTAAGGCCATTCTGGCTATGGAACCACCTCTACTTGAAATTGATGACTATCTGTATTGGAAATGCACTGAGGATGGTGCCTATAATGTACAATCAGGCTACAAGTATCTTCTACCTAAACTTTCGCCAAGACCACCACAGTTATGTGTCTTTCCATGGAAATTGATTTGGCTAGTTCCATTTTCAAATAAATTCCCTCTGTTCATTTGGCGCCTTGCTCATCACATCATCCCGACAAAGACTGTTCTAGCCCATAGAGGTTTTAGCCTTGATACTTCCTGCCCGTTATGTCAATCGGGTACAGAGACTCCCGAGCATTTGTTCCATTCATGTGATGTAATTCAGCATGTCTGGAGGGCTTCGTTGCTTGGAATTAGATCTATGGCTAATTCAAATGTCTCTTTCATTAAGTGGCTCGCTGATCATCTGCTGTATCTTCACCGTTCTTCATCAACAGGTTTTGATGGTTTGCTGTACTTCTTTTGCGTCTTGCGCTCCATTTGGCTCACTCGGAACTCCATTGTTTTTGAAAATGCTACTCTTGTGCCTGTACGCATACTTCGTCTAGCAGAAACCTTGCACCAGTCCCATTTAAGTTTATCTTCTCTCTGTCATGAAGAGTTTCAATCACGGCGAATTTCCAATATGGTAGGTATGTCTCCAACAATTTCGAGTGCTACGGTCTCTTATAAGATCTCCATTTGCAGGAGTTCTTTTCAGGATGGATATGTGGCTACTGTTGTATCTGACTCTTGCTTGCCTAAGATCTTCTTACTTGCGTGCTTCCTCTTTTTTCTCGGCGCACTCTCTTGCATTACACCAGTTTATGAAGACTCAGGATTTTTCGTTCACTGA
- the LOC141642740 gene encoding DEAD-box ATP-dependent RNA helicase 53, mitochondrial-like translates to MASSILIRRQLAPTSMAAKRALYALASTILTTPTPATTTTAAYSTTAAINKKVVVSQYRSPTRLIFTSSYGSQPAAQYSDDDKAGDEGLDISKLNLHEDVSSCLIKRGITKLFPIQKAVLEPAMQGRDMIGRARTGTGKTLAFGIPILDKITRHNAKNGAGRDPLALVLAPTRELARQVEKEFYESSKLDTLCVYGGTPIQKQMSSLSKGVDVVAGTPGRVIDLLKRGALDLSHVQYVVLDEADQMLAVGFQEAVEVILERLPKNRQTLMFSATMPSWIINLTRKYLKNPLTIDLVGDSDQKLADGISLNSVVADFHTKAGVIGPLITQFANGGKCIVFTQTKRDADNLAHAMGSKNYKCEPLHGDINQGQRERTLGRFREGSINILIATDVAARGLDIPNVDLVIHYELPSTSEIFVHRSGRTGRAGKKGIAILIHTNDQTRDVRVIERDVGCRFQELPTIAPDGAEREMSMGLSGGGRFSSGSRFGNSGSSRSGGYRGSSFGGHGGNSGFGGSGSYGGSRSTGGGYGGSGQGGYGKSGFGRPSGGFGDFGGSGRSSSFGGGGSKGGFGGGGGGGSNPFGSFGDYKS, encoded by the exons ATGGCGTCTTCAATCCTCATACGAAGACAACTAGCCCCAACATCCATGGCGGCCAAGCGTGCTCTCTACGCCCTAGCTTCCACCATCCTCACCACACCTacacccgccaccaccaccaccgccgcctaTTCCACCACCGCTGCCATTAATAAAAAAGTCGTTGTATCGCAGTACAGATCTCCGACTCGTCTGATTTTCACGTCATCGTACGGATCTCAGCCCGCTGCGCAATATTCCGACGATGATAAAGCCGGTGATGAGGGTCTCGATATTTCTAAGCTtaatttacatgaagatgtttcATCTTGTTTGATTAAGAGAGGAATCACTAAACTCTTCCCTATTCAG AAAGCTGTTCTGGAGCCTGCAATGCAAGGCCGCGACATGATTGGCCGTGCTAGAACAGGCACAGGAAAGACACTGGCTTTTGGGATTCCCATCTTGGATAAAATCACCCGCCACAATGCCAAAAATGG AGCGGGAAGGGATCCACTTGCGTTGGTTTTGGCACCTACCAGGGAGCTTGCTCGCCAAGTTGAGAAAGAATTTTACGAGTCCTCCAAGCTAGACACACTTTGTGTATATGGAGGTACACCAATCCAAaaacaaatgagttctctaagcAAGGGTGTGGATGTTGTCGCAGGAACACCTGGCCGAGTTATTGATTTACTAAAAAGAGGAGCTCTTGACCTCTCCCATGTTCAGTATGTTGTGCTCGATGAAGCTGACCAAATGCTCGCTGTTGGCTTTCAAGAGGCTGTGGAGGTTATACTAGAAAGGCTGCCAAAAAATCGACAAACTCTCATGTTCTCTGCCACCATGCCAAGTTGGATCATAAACCTCACACGAAAGTACCTCAAAAATCCTTTAACTATTGATCTG GTCGGAGATTCAGATCAGAAACTTGCAGATGGAATCTCATTGAATTCGGTTGTGGCGGACTTTCATACAAAAGCCGGTGTTATTGGGCCACTAATTACT CAATTTGCAAATGGAGGGAAGTGCATTGTTTTCACTCAAACAAAACGTGATGCTGATAATTTAGCACATGCCATGGGGTCTAAGAATTACAAATGCGAGCCTTTACATGGTGATATTAATCAAGGTCAGAGGGAAAGAACTCTTGGCCGGTTTAGGGAGGGGAGCATTAACATTTTGATTGCCACTGATGTGGCAGCTCGTGGTCTTGACATTCCTAATGTTGATCTG GTGATACACTATGAACTGCCTTCGACGTCCGAAATTTTTGTTCATCGATCTGGCAGAACAGGGCGTGCTGGAAAAAAGGGGATTGCAATTCTCATTCATACAAATGATCAGACAAGGGATGTTAGGGTCATTGAGCGTGATGTTGGATGCCGATTCCAAGAG CTGCCTACAATTGCCCCAGATGGTGCAGAGCGGGAAATGTCTATGGGCTTAAGTGGTGGCGGTCGTTTTTCTTCCGGCAGTCGTTTTGGTAACTCAGGTTCCAGTCGTTCAGGGGGGTACCGTGGTTCGAGTTTTGGTGGACATGGTGGCAATTCTGGTTTTGGTGGTTCTGGTTCGTACGGTGGCTCAAGATCAACTGGCGGTGGTTATGGTGGATCTGGTCAAGGCGGTTACGGAAAGTCTGGTTTTGGTAGGCCTAGTGGTGGATTCGGGGACTTTGGCGGCAGTGGCAGATCTAGCAgttttggtggtggtggcagcaaaggtggttttggtggtggtggtggtggtggttcaaATCCTTTTGGCAGCTTTGGTGATTATAAAAGTTAG